The proteins below are encoded in one region of Candidatus Moraniibacteriota bacterium:
- a CDS encoding FAD-dependent oxidoreductase — MKKNSNTFDVIVIGAGSGGLNIAGFMNRVGFSVLLVDKEDRSIGGDCLNFGCVPSKALIHVARLVHDGREAKKFGLTISGAIDVKKVMEYVSKKQETIRTHENADHFRKLGMTVVLGKAQFVDSETIEVAGKQYCGKKIILATGSRPRQLSIPGIELMKVFTNETIFSLNTLPERLVVIGAGPIGIELGQSLALLGTKVTVVGSGLLDKEDPEMVSVLRERLEKDGVDFLLGYRPKAVKDGKVLVVSNEVGETREILADALLVSIGRELNLDGLNLESAGIEVNDRGGLIVDSYLRTTNKGVLVCGDVAGGHMFTHAAELHASLIIKNFFSPIPKKLNADAMAWVTYTSPEIATFGLDEKTLRERSVDYDVLKSDFLSDDRAIVDEYVQGKMKLFVSRKGIVLGGTMVAHNAGELTQELMFAQANKLSLKKFLNKVYPYPTATRINRSIALQFMSRKLTDQSKKLLAFLFHMKQTRTSRLLALGVIVFGFVFVLYTASIEQDDVTLSAVRPDLKNQVFANHLQYVDYSPESYVFAKQSGRVVLFFAATTWCSNCVVLDQEIRERLNELPQDVIVVKVDFDKDREMKIKHKVTLQTTLILLGSEGKEVKRWIGTDFNQLLDNIR, encoded by the coding sequence ATGAAAAAAAATTCTAATACATTTGATGTAATTGTTATTGGTGCTGGCTCAGGTGGACTCAATATCGCTGGATTTATGAATCGCGTTGGATTCTCTGTACTGCTCGTCGATAAAGAAGACCGATCTATTGGAGGAGATTGTTTGAACTTCGGTTGTGTGCCATCCAAAGCGCTGATACATGTTGCACGATTGGTACATGATGGCAGAGAGGCTAAGAAGTTTGGACTCACAATATCTGGAGCTATTGATGTGAAGAAAGTGATGGAGTATGTCTCTAAGAAACAAGAAACTATCCGTACACATGAAAACGCGGATCATTTTCGCAAGCTTGGTATGACTGTTGTATTGGGGAAGGCGCAGTTTGTTGACAGCGAAACAATCGAAGTTGCAGGTAAACAGTATTGTGGTAAAAAAATTATCCTTGCGACAGGATCTCGTCCGCGTCAATTAAGTATTCCTGGAATAGAATTGATGAAAGTATTCACGAATGAAACTATTTTTTCACTGAATACTTTACCAGAGAGACTCGTTGTAATTGGCGCTGGTCCAATCGGTATTGAACTCGGACAATCACTCGCTCTTTTAGGAACCAAAGTAACGGTTGTCGGATCAGGTCTGCTCGATAAAGAAGATCCTGAGATGGTTTCGGTGCTGAGAGAACGACTTGAAAAAGACGGAGTGGATTTCTTGCTCGGCTATAGACCAAAAGCAGTGAAAGATGGCAAGGTACTCGTGGTGAGTAATGAAGTAGGTGAAACGCGTGAAATCCTCGCAGATGCACTGCTTGTTTCTATCGGACGAGAATTGAATCTCGATGGGCTGAACCTCGAATCAGCTGGCATAGAAGTCAATGATCGAGGCGGACTTATTGTTGATTCATATTTACGAACGACGAATAAAGGTGTTCTTGTATGTGGTGATGTGGCGGGAGGGCATATGTTTACCCATGCAGCAGAGCTTCATGCGTCGCTCATTATCAAAAACTTTTTTTCTCCAATACCGAAGAAACTCAATGCCGATGCGATGGCCTGGGTGACGTATACGAGTCCGGAAATTGCCACTTTTGGACTCGATGAGAAGACTTTAAGAGAACGATCGGTGGATTATGATGTTTTGAAAAGTGATTTCTTAAGTGATGATCGTGCGATTGTAGATGAATATGTACAGGGGAAGATGAAACTTTTTGTTTCTAGAAAAGGAATTGTGCTGGGCGGTACGATGGTAGCGCATAATGCAGGAGAACTCACGCAAGAGCTCATGTTCGCTCAAGCGAATAAGCTAAGTTTGAAGAAGTTTTTGAATAAGGTGTATCCGTATCCGACTGCAACACGCATCAACCGATCGATCGCACTCCAATTTATGAGCAGAAAACTCACTGATCAATCGAAGAAACTTCTCGCATTTCTCTTTCATATGAAACAAACTCGTACTTCCCGATTATTAGCTCTTGGAGTGATCGTCTTCGGGTTTGTGTTTGTGTTATATACCGCTTCTATCGAACAAGATGACGTCACTCTCTCTGCTGTGCGCCCAGATTTGAAGAATCAGGTTTTCGCAAATCATCTGCAGTATGTGGACTATTCACCAGAGTCGTATGTCTTTGCGAAGCAATCAGGTAGAGTAGTGCTTTTCTTCGCTGCTACGACGTGGTGTTCGAATTGTGTCGTTCTTGACCAGGAAATCCGTGAGCGTTTGAATGAATTGCCTCAGGATGTAATTGTTGTGAAGGTTGATTTTGATAAGGATCGTGAAATGAAAATAAA
- a CDS encoding VTT domain-containing protein — MKKIILIIVVAMLSLLTFLYRIEVLSFVKNLEAQSVGNIMMTIGTLIVLKGLFAVIGFPGTPLTLLSGSLLGNLLGTITALVGNTLGATLAFLLARYTLREYVQNMLLAKYPTLKIYEERLERKPLATVIALRLIPLFPFNVLNFLFGLTSVSLKQYIVGSFFGMIPGTFLFVYFGESLRMLSPVNVLFALIGIVLLTYVGKFYEKKF, encoded by the coding sequence ATGAAAAAGATTATACTGATTATAGTAGTCGCCATGCTTTCACTACTGACATTTCTGTATCGGATAGAAGTGTTGTCTTTTGTAAAAAATTTGGAAGCTCAGAGTGTTGGAAATATTATGATGACAATTGGTACGCTTATTGTATTAAAAGGTCTGTTTGCTGTCATTGGTTTTCCTGGAACGCCACTCACGCTTCTGTCTGGTTCATTGCTCGGCAATTTACTCGGAACCATCACGGCGCTCGTAGGCAATACTTTGGGAGCGACACTCGCTTTTCTTTTGGCACGATATACTCTGAGAGAATATGTGCAGAATATGCTTCTCGCCAAATATCCGACTCTCAAAATCTATGAAGAAAGATTAGAAAGAAAGCCACTTGCAACGGTTATTGCTCTTCGGCTCATACCCCTCTTTCCTTTTAATGTTTTAAATTTTCTTTTTGGTTTGACGAGCGTTTCTTTGAAACAGTACATCGTAGGATCATTCTTTGGAATGATTCCGGGAACATTTTTGTTTGTGTATTTCGGAGAGTCTCTTCGAATGTTGAGTCCAGTAAATGTATTGTTTGCTCTTATTGGTATTGTTTTATTAACCTACGTAGGAAAATTTTATGAAAAAAAATTCTAA
- a CDS encoding VTT domain-containing protein, whose product MLEKFFNKKIIGATIGFLVVVIFFVIATIFAQTYQNDIQNIVKYQGVFGMVSYVFITGLAIVFAPVSTLPLIPIAVSVWGFQITSVLSVIGWTMGSQIAFFLSRRYGRLFVKKFISLEKITNFEKQLSQKNIFWTIVFLRMIVPVDVLSYGIGLFSSLSHRLFFLSTLIGVTPFAILFSYAGTLPIGSQMIVLVEIGAFLMVVYMIRQSIIQKKI is encoded by the coding sequence ATGTTAGAGAAGTTCTTCAATAAAAAAATAATCGGTGCAACAATTGGTTTTCTTGTTGTTGTGATTTTTTTCGTTATAGCCACCATATTTGCACAGACATATCAAAATGATATTCAAAATATTGTAAAGTATCAGGGAGTTTTTGGTATGGTCAGCTACGTTTTCATTACAGGACTCGCTATCGTGTTCGCCCCAGTCTCTACGCTTCCTCTCATACCGATTGCTGTAAGTGTATGGGGCTTTCAAATAACCAGCGTACTCTCTGTCATCGGGTGGACTATGGGTTCGCAAATTGCTTTTTTTCTCTCCCGAAGATATGGGCGTTTGTTTGTGAAAAAGTTTATTTCATTGGAGAAAATTACAAATTTTGAGAAACAACTTTCTCAGAAAAATATTTTTTGGACTATTGTGTTCCTTCGAATGATCGTTCCTGTTGATGTGCTCTCTTATGGTATCGGATTATTCTCATCCTTGTCTCATCGTCTCTTTTTTCTTTCTACATTGATAGGAGTGACTCCGTTTGCGATTCTTTTTTCTTATGCAGGTACACTTCCGATTGGTTCTCAGATGATTGTTCTCGTCGAGATAGGCGCATTTCTGATGGTAGTGTATATGATACGACAATCAATTATTCAAAAGAAAATATGA
- a CDS encoding cytochrome c biogenesis protein CcdA has protein sequence MEILFFSFLAGVLTILAPCVLPVLPVIIGGSVVDRDRLRPFIVTGSLALSIVLFTLLLKSSTALIAVPPEVWKGISGGIVLVFGFVTFFPQLWGKIETAFGFGNRSQNLLHDSHQHSGRWGGVLVGMALGPVFSSCSPTYALIVAIVLPQSFAVGIANLIAYAVGLSVVLLLVAFFGQRAIGKMKWASDPQGKFKKILGGILIFVGLAIIFGWDKEAESFLIEQGYFDVSQIETKFLR, from the coding sequence ATGGAAATTCTTTTTTTCTCATTTCTAGCAGGAGTACTCACAATTTTAGCACCGTGCGTACTCCCTGTACTTCCTGTGATTATCGGCGGATCAGTGGTAGATCGTGATCGTCTGAGACCGTTTATTGTTACAGGATCACTCGCACTATCGATTGTTCTTTTTACATTACTTTTGAAGTCGAGTACTGCTCTGATTGCTGTGCCTCCGGAAGTCTGGAAAGGAATTTCTGGTGGCATTGTTCTTGTTTTTGGTTTTGTTACGTTCTTCCCTCAGTTGTGGGGGAAGATCGAGACTGCTTTTGGTTTTGGTAATCGATCACAAAACCTTCTGCATGATTCGCATCAGCACAGCGGGAGGTGGGGCGGGGTATTGGTTGGTATGGCGCTCGGTCCAGTTTTTTCGAGCTGTAGTCCGACATACGCACTGATAGTTGCTATAGTATTGCCACAGAGTTTTGCTGTTGGGATTGCTAATCTCATAGCGTATGCAGTTGGTCTTTCGGTGGTACTGCTACTTGTTGCGTTTTTCGGTCAGAGGGCGATTGGTAAGATGAAATGGGCTTCTGATCCGCAAGGAAAATTCAAGAAGATATTAGGAGGAATCCTTATTTTTGTTGGATTGGCTATCATATTCGGATGGGACAAAGAAGCGGAATCGTTCCTTATCGAACAGGGTTATTTTGATGTGAGTCAAATCGAAACTAAATTTCTCCGTTGA